A region from the Drosophila bipectinata strain 14024-0381.07 chromosome 3R, DbipHiC1v2, whole genome shotgun sequence genome encodes:
- the Orp8 gene encoding oxysterol-binding protein-related protein 8 isoform X11, whose amino-acid sequence MSGLESESESDAAEQVQEDGPEQCQETTYVPITEEEFGEQQGEQVEELAEENKSLIWCIVKQVRPGMDLSKVVLPTFILEPRSFLDKLSDSYYHADILSKAVHEDDAFTRMKLIVQWYLSSFYKKPKGLKKPYNPILGERFRCYWQHPTGSRTFYIAEQVSHHPPVSAFYVTNREDGFSITCSILAKSKFYGNSTSAVLEGAATMTLLPRGECYTASTPYAHCKGILMGTLSMELGGKINIECENTGYRTELEFKLKPFLGGSDATNVVVGKIKLGKETLATISGHWDKECRIKDSKTGEETLLFRADAEMRSKRLTRYLVPLEEQQPFESQLLWQRVSDAIAREDQVAATEEKTVLEERQRSDAKERVSTDSQYIPGIFELDSYGQWVYKYADLRPWDSRNDVRQYECDYKVLTQTRHKSVPIIHGAELMHPLRPSLETISRSQRQSNAGQGTQPGGAAAPKAKNKSLVLAPRDTNSDSSQSPQGAVKRSSTSAIKQLALAVDQVNRVLEQHTRQLNEISQRLERIQYAPTSSNMSMQSQHLWGGGVSQSTVFKSLIYAVIGLVASLILRWLFK is encoded by the exons ATGTCCGGTCTGGAGTCTGAATCGGAGTCCGATGCCGCCGAGCAAGTTCAGGAGGACGGACCAGAACAATGTCAGGAAACAACCTACGTGCCCATAACCGAGGAGGAGTTTGGCGAG CAGCAAGGAGAGCAGGTAGAGGAGTTGGCCGAGGAGAACAAGAGTTTGATCTGGTGTATTGTCAAGCAGGTGCGACCCGGAATGGACCTGAGCAAGGTGGTATTGCCCACCTTTATCCTGGAGCCGCGCTCCTTCTTAGACAAGCTCAGCGACTCTTACTACCATGCAGACATTCTCTCCAA GGCCGTCCACGAAGATGACGCCTTCACGCGGATGAAGCTAATAGTCCAATGGTACCTGTCGAGCTTCTACAAGAAGCCCAAGGGCTTGAAAAAGCCCTACAACCCGATTTTGGGAGAGCGGTTCCGCTGCTACTGGCAGCACCCCACCGGCAGCCGAACCTTCTATATTGCCGAACAGGTCTCGCACCACCCTCCAGTTTCTGCTTTTTACGTGACGAACCGGGAGGACGGCTTCAGCATCACCTGCTCCATCCTGGCGAAATCGAAGTTCTACGGCAACAGCACCTCTGCGGTGCTAGAAGGCGCTGCCACCATGACGTTGCTGCCGCGCGGTGAATGCTATACGGCCTCCACGCCGTACGCCCACTGCAAGGGCATTCTAATGGGCACCCTGTCGATGGAACTCGGGGGCAAGATAAACATCGAATGCGAGAACACCGGTTACAGGACGGAGCTGGAGTTCAAGCTGAAGCCATTCCTTGGCGGTTCGGATGCCACGAATGTAGTAGTTGGCAAGATCAAGCTGGGCAAGGAGACCCTGGCCACGATCTCGGGTCACTGGGATAAGGAATGTCGTATTAAGGATTCCAAAACGGGCGAGGAAACGCTGCTATTCCGGGCAGATGCTGAGATGCGTTCCAAACGTCTAACGCGGTATTTGGTTCCTCTCGAGGAACAGCAACCATTCGAATCGCAGCTTCTATGGCAGCGTGTCTCGGATGCAATCGCTCGTGAGGATCAGGTGGCGGCCACCGAGGAAAAGACGGTGCTGGAGGAGCGCCAGCGTTCAGATGCCAAGGAACGGGTCAGTACAGATTCCCAATATATACCTGGTATTTTTGAGCTCGACAGCTACGGCCAGTGGGTGTACAAGTACGCGGATCTGCGTCCATGGGACTCACGGAATGATGTGCGCCAATACGAGTGCGACTACAAGGTGCTCACCCAGACGCGTCACAAGTCCGTGCCGATTATCCACGGAGCCGAACTAATGCATCCGCTGCGTCCATCCCTCGAGACCATATCACGCAGCCAAAGACAATCAAACGCCGGGCAGGGTACTCAGCCGGGCGGTGCAGCGGCCCCCAAGGCCAAGAACAAGAGCCTGGTGCTGGCGCCACGCGACACCAACTCTGACTCCAGCCAGTCGCCCCAGGGCGCTGTGAAACGGAGCTCCACCAGTGCCATCAAGCA ACTCGCGCTGGCAGTTGATCAGGTCAACCGGGTTCTGGAGCAGCACACACGGCAGCTGAACGAGATCAGCCAGCGGCTGGAGCGGATACAGTACGCTCCGACGTCTAGCAATATGAGCATGCAGTCGCAGCACCTGTGGGGCGGAGGGGTGTCCCAATCCACTGTTTTCAAATCGCTTATCTACGCCGTGATTGGCCTGGTCGCCAGCCTCATTCTGCGCTGGCTCTTCAAATAG